A genomic segment from Blastococcus colisei encodes:
- a CDS encoding serine hydrolase domain-containing protein, with protein sequence MAEVHGTCDERFAGVRDALAAQLDGDELGASIAVDLDGETVVDIWGGYRDLDRTEPWTQDTIVNGWSTTKCVLSLAALLLVERGELDVDAPVGNYWPEFSAKGKKDVLVRHLMSHTSGVSGWDPPFSITDMYDWTTSTERLAQQAPWWEPGTASGYHSKNQGHLVGEVIRRITNKTFKKFVADEIAGPLGADYQIGAAESDWSRIAPVVAPPPEPEEPLDPGSVRGRTSLGPKSSVKAANSPEWRRADMGALNGHTNARGLLDVMRTLTLGGSGPVRLSDRTVDLVFRQQSDGVDLVLMTPLTFGIGYALTPTETVPYLPAGRVAFWGGWGGSLAVMDLDRRLTITYLMNRMAPGIIGSPRSEAYTNAVYAAL encoded by the coding sequence ATGGCCGAGGTCCACGGCACCTGCGACGAGCGGTTCGCGGGGGTACGGGACGCCCTGGCGGCACAGCTGGACGGCGACGAGCTCGGCGCCTCGATCGCGGTGGACCTCGACGGTGAGACCGTCGTCGACATCTGGGGCGGCTACCGGGATCTCGACCGCACGGAGCCGTGGACGCAGGACACGATCGTCAACGGCTGGTCGACCACGAAGTGCGTGCTCTCGCTGGCCGCACTGCTGCTGGTCGAGCGCGGCGAGCTGGACGTCGATGCGCCCGTCGGCAACTACTGGCCCGAGTTCTCGGCGAAGGGCAAGAAGGACGTGCTGGTGCGGCACCTGATGTCGCACACGTCCGGCGTCTCGGGCTGGGACCCGCCGTTCTCCATCACGGACATGTACGACTGGACGACGTCGACCGAGCGGCTGGCCCAGCAGGCGCCGTGGTGGGAGCCAGGGACGGCGTCGGGCTACCACTCCAAGAACCAGGGGCACCTGGTCGGCGAGGTGATCCGGCGGATCACGAACAAGACGTTCAAGAAGTTCGTGGCCGACGAGATCGCCGGACCGCTGGGGGCGGACTACCAGATCGGAGCGGCCGAGTCCGACTGGTCGCGGATCGCGCCGGTGGTGGCCCCGCCGCCCGAGCCGGAGGAGCCGCTCGACCCCGGGTCGGTGCGGGGAAGGACGTCCCTCGGCCCGAAGTCGTCGGTGAAGGCGGCGAACTCGCCGGAGTGGCGGCGGGCGGACATGGGCGCGCTCAACGGGCACACCAACGCCCGCGGGCTGCTGGACGTGATGCGCACGCTGACGCTCGGCGGGTCGGGACCGGTGCGGCTGTCCGACCGCACCGTCGACCTGGTGTTCCGGCAGCAGTCCGACGGCGTGGACCTCGTCCTGATGACGCCGCTCACGTTCGGCATCGGCTACGCGCTGACCCCGACGGAGACGGTGCCGTACCTGCCCGCCGGGCGGGTGGCGTTCTGGGGCGGCTGGGGCGGCTCTCTGGCCGTGATGGATCTCGACCGGCGGCTGACGATCACGTATCTGATGAACCGGATGGCGCCGGGCATCATCGGCTCGCCGCGCAGCGAGGCGTACACGAACGCCGTCTACGCCGCCCTCTGA
- a CDS encoding DUF421 domain-containing protein, with protein MLERLGIDGTTALLVVITTIGMYLALVLFVRVLGQRTLASMSSFDLGCAIALGAVIGRTTLLLEPTLMVGLVAMATLFAVQISLVRLRRNRWVDRLMNRPPVLLMDGPVPLHENLRASHVGEDELRQKLRLAGVRDPAEVRCVVLERNGSVSVIRQDRPLDPWLFDDVPGARRLSVGDGPPGD; from the coding sequence ATGCTGGAGCGGCTCGGGATCGACGGCACCACCGCCCTGCTCGTGGTCATCACGACGATCGGGATGTACCTGGCCCTCGTGCTGTTCGTCAGGGTGCTGGGCCAGCGCACCCTGGCCAGCATGTCCAGCTTCGACCTCGGCTGCGCGATCGCCCTCGGTGCGGTGATCGGCCGGACGACGCTGCTCCTGGAACCCACTCTCATGGTCGGGCTGGTCGCCATGGCCACGCTGTTCGCCGTGCAGATCAGCCTGGTCCGTCTCCGCCGGAACCGGTGGGTCGACCGGCTGATGAACCGTCCTCCGGTCCTCCTGATGGACGGCCCCGTCCCGCTGCACGAGAACCTCCGCGCCAGCCACGTCGGGGAGGACGAGCTGCGCCAGAAGCTGCGCCTGGCCGGGGTCAGGGATCCCGCGGAGGTCCGCTGCGTCGTCCTCGAGCGCAACGGCTCGGTGAGCGTGATCCGCCAGGACCGCCCGCTGGACCCGTGGCTGTTCGACGACGTCCCCGGTGCCCGGCGCCTGTCCGTCGGGGACGGACCACCGGGGGACTGA
- a CDS encoding GNAT family N-acetyltransferase: MAVEIREYRPADWDAIARAHDAARLQELAPSVGVEAFRPLAETAKREGLFDEQVWVAELDGEVVGFVAYAHAEVTWMYVHPESQQRGVGRALLRHALAHADDLGGEGYVTVTVLDGNPARKLYESEGFRLVETRRGGLAGNQDFAATGHVLERRL, encoded by the coding sequence ATGGCTGTCGAGATCCGGGAGTACCGGCCCGCGGACTGGGACGCGATCGCCCGGGCGCACGACGCCGCTCGGCTGCAGGAGCTGGCGCCGTCCGTGGGGGTGGAGGCGTTCCGGCCCCTCGCGGAGACGGCCAAGCGGGAGGGGCTGTTCGACGAGCAGGTGTGGGTGGCCGAGCTGGACGGCGAGGTGGTCGGCTTCGTGGCCTACGCCCACGCCGAGGTGACGTGGATGTACGTCCATCCCGAATCGCAGCAGCGGGGCGTGGGGCGCGCGCTGCTGCGGCACGCGCTGGCCCACGCCGACGACCTCGGTGGCGAGGGCTACGTGACCGTGACGGTGCTGGACGGCAACCCGGCGCGGAAGCTGTACGAGAGCGAGGGCTTCCGGCTGGTCGAGACCAGGCGCGGCGGGCTGGCGGGCAACCAGGACTTCGCCGCGACCGGCCACGTCCTGGAGCGCCGCCTCTGA
- a CDS encoding SDR family oxidoreductase: protein MARTWFITGASRGFGKEWAIAALERGDAVAATARDTSTLDDLVQQFGDRVLPLQLDVTDRDAVFAAVRDSHDRFGRLDVVVNNAGYGQFGMIEEISEAEARAQFDTNVFGALFVTQAALPYLREQGSGHILQVSSIGGISAFPNIGIYNASKWALEAFSQSLAAEVADFGITVTIIEPGAYSTDWGGASARHAAPNPAYDAFREKAAAARKARSGDPGDPVATREAVLAVVDAAEPPLRIFLGRAPLPIATEDYESRLATWREWESVSAAAHGPTS, encoded by the coding sequence ATGGCCAGGACCTGGTTCATCACCGGCGCATCCCGCGGCTTCGGCAAGGAGTGGGCCATCGCCGCCCTCGAGCGCGGTGACGCCGTGGCCGCCACCGCCCGCGACACCAGCACCCTCGACGACCTCGTGCAGCAGTTCGGCGACAGGGTGCTGCCGCTGCAGCTGGACGTGACCGACCGCGACGCCGTGTTCGCCGCCGTCAGGGACTCCCACGACCGGTTCGGCCGGCTCGACGTCGTCGTCAACAACGCCGGCTACGGCCAGTTCGGCATGATCGAGGAGATCTCCGAGGCCGAGGCGCGCGCCCAGTTCGACACGAACGTGTTCGGCGCCCTCTTCGTCACCCAGGCCGCGCTGCCCTACCTGCGCGAGCAGGGCTCCGGCCACATCCTGCAGGTGAGCAGCATCGGCGGGATCAGCGCCTTCCCCAACATCGGCATCTACAACGCCTCCAAGTGGGCGCTCGAGGCGTTCAGCCAGTCGCTGGCCGCGGAGGTCGCCGACTTCGGCATCACGGTGACGATCATCGAGCCCGGCGCCTACTCGACGGACTGGGGCGGCGCCTCGGCGAGGCATGCCGCCCCGAACCCGGCCTACGACGCCTTCCGCGAGAAGGCCGCCGCGGCGCGCAAGGCACGCTCGGGCGACCCCGGTGACCCGGTGGCCACCCGCGAGGCCGTGCTGGCCGTCGTCGACGCCGCCGAGCCGCCGCTGCGGATCTTCCTCGGCCGCGCGCCGCTGCCGATCGCCACCGAGGACTACGAGTCCCGGCTCGCCACCTGGCGGGAGTGGGAGTCGGTCTCCGCCGCCGCCCACGGCCCGACGAGCTGA
- a CDS encoding dihydrofolate reductase family protein: MRPLVVTTFVTLDGVMQAPGGPGEDPSGGFSYEGWLVPFFDEAMGEQMNTWFAGAQDFLIGRTTYELFYASWPQMISDDPVSQGLNVKKKYVASRTLESVEWESAELLKGDVVAAVRALKAGDGGELQVHGSAGLIQTLLREDLVDELRLVVFPVVLGEGKRLFGDGALPRTWRLATHATTPSGALLLGYQHVGGVVTGSVGPEYE, translated from the coding sequence ATGCGTCCGCTCGTCGTCACCACGTTCGTCACCCTCGACGGGGTCATGCAGGCCCCGGGCGGCCCCGGGGAGGACCCGTCGGGCGGCTTCTCGTACGAGGGCTGGCTCGTTCCCTTCTTCGACGAGGCGATGGGCGAGCAGATGAACACCTGGTTCGCCGGCGCCCAGGACTTCCTGATCGGGCGCACCACCTACGAGCTCTTCTACGCGTCCTGGCCGCAGATGATCAGCGACGACCCGGTGTCCCAGGGGCTCAACGTCAAGAAGAAGTACGTCGCCTCCCGCACGCTGGAGTCGGTGGAATGGGAGAGCGCCGAGCTGCTGAAGGGCGACGTGGTTGCCGCCGTCCGGGCGCTCAAGGCCGGGGACGGCGGCGAACTGCAGGTGCACGGCTCGGCGGGGCTGATCCAGACCCTGCTGCGCGAGGACCTCGTCGACGAGCTACGGCTGGTCGTGTTCCCGGTGGTGCTGGGCGAGGGCAAGCGGCTCTTCGGCGACGGCGCCCTGCCGCGGACCTGGCGGCTGGCCACGCACGCGACCACGCCGTCCGGGGCGCTGCTGCTCGGCTACCAGCACGTGGGCGGGGTCGTGACCGGCTCGGTCGGCCCCGAGTACGAGTGA
- a CDS encoding sensor domain-containing phosphodiesterase produces the protein MGKKRSDAEQQVADLLRTARKSLQMSVAFLSRLDGTTQHLEVVDSAIPLVFRDGITQVQETSFCQAILDGKLPAVIPDVRDFPEAMKLPTAKIPRIRSYVSAPVRLSDGELYGTFCAFGLSSDKELAERDKALMDVLASAAAVIVEPGVRAEGRRSEIVDRLDPVIASGGPTVVLQPIVELATGRRTGAEALSRFPREWGMAPDVVFDQAHGVGLGHRLELLALEGAARLLDRVGGYVSMNVSPATLITEDCRKLLARLPLDRVLLELSEHDRVEDYDAIANVLGPLRADGLRLAIDDVGAGFSSLHHIVVTSPDVIKIDRSIVSGLHADPVLAKLVQSLVEFAHGCDIEVVAEGVETVDEDAALRSFGVDYGQGWHFGRPGPVEALADGAPVQVPRPRREATPSLTS, from the coding sequence GTGGGCAAGAAGCGCTCGGATGCCGAGCAGCAGGTCGCCGACCTGCTGCGCACGGCGCGCAAGTCGCTGCAGATGAGCGTGGCGTTCCTGAGCCGGCTCGACGGCACCACCCAGCACCTCGAGGTCGTCGACTCCGCCATCCCGCTCGTCTTCCGCGACGGCATCACGCAGGTCCAGGAGACCTCGTTCTGCCAGGCGATCCTCGACGGCAAGCTGCCCGCGGTCATCCCCGACGTCCGGGACTTCCCCGAGGCCATGAAGCTCCCCACCGCGAAGATCCCCCGGATCCGCAGCTACGTCTCCGCCCCGGTCCGGCTGTCGGACGGCGAGCTGTACGGCACCTTCTGCGCCTTCGGCCTCAGTTCCGACAAGGAGCTCGCCGAGCGCGACAAGGCGCTGATGGATGTCCTCGCCTCCGCGGCCGCCGTCATCGTCGAGCCCGGGGTGCGGGCCGAAGGGCGGCGCAGCGAGATCGTCGACCGTCTCGACCCGGTGATCGCTTCCGGCGGCCCGACCGTCGTCCTCCAGCCCATCGTCGAGCTGGCGACCGGGCGCCGGACCGGCGCCGAGGCGCTGAGCCGCTTCCCCAGGGAGTGGGGCATGGCCCCCGATGTCGTCTTCGACCAGGCTCACGGCGTGGGCCTGGGCCACCGCCTCGAACTGCTCGCCCTCGAGGGAGCGGCGCGCCTGCTCGACCGGGTCGGCGGCTACGTCTCCATGAACGTCTCCCCGGCGACCCTGATCACCGAGGACTGCCGGAAGCTCCTCGCCCGCCTCCCGCTGGACCGGGTCCTGCTCGAGCTCTCGGAGCACGACCGGGTCGAGGACTACGACGCCATCGCGAACGTCCTCGGACCGCTGCGCGCCGATGGGCTGCGCCTGGCGATCGACGACGTCGGCGCCGGGTTCTCCTCCCTCCACCACATCGTCGTGACCTCTCCCGACGTGATCAAGATCGACCGGAGCATCGTCAGCGGCCTGCACGCCGACCCGGTGCTGGCCAAGCTCGTGCAGTCACTCGTCGAGTTCGCGCACGGCTGCGACATCGAGGTCGTCGCCGAGGGCGTCGAGACCGTGGACGAGGACGCCGCCCTGCGCAGCTTCGGCGTCGACTACGGCCAGGGGTGGCACTTCGGCCGGCCCGGGCCCGTCGAAGCGCTCGCGGACGGCGCACCCGTCCAGGTGCCGCGGCCGCGTCGGGAGGCGACCCCGAGCCTCACGTCCTGA
- a CDS encoding GGDEF domain-containing protein produces the protein MTAQPEVAQLPEQLLRDFVDASDALLCIVDGEGRILLTNPALQRFTGRTGEELSNVPFWDVYVVPEHVALSRDAVARAMATGTAHPQEGDWLTGTGERRRVAMRNTVLRDDRGRPYAVGCVGLDVTDDRRREAQLHLRAQTDLLTGIANRGALFDALRARLADGVGCALLFCDLDQFKIVNDRHGHAVGDGLLAEMARRMAELAGPGDLVARFGGDEFVILCQGRSQEELAALAERVGAAVRRPWDGPEGSLSIGVSIGIAVGRPGDDADELIGRADRAMYGAKCHPHRRADRPRRAADPT, from the coding sequence ATGACAGCGCAGCCAGAGGTGGCCCAGCTCCCGGAGCAGCTGCTCCGCGACTTCGTCGACGCCAGCGACGCGCTGCTGTGCATCGTCGACGGCGAGGGCCGGATCCTCCTGACCAACCCCGCGCTCCAGCGGTTCACCGGGCGGACCGGCGAGGAGCTGTCGAACGTGCCGTTCTGGGACGTCTACGTCGTCCCCGAGCACGTCGCCCTCTCCCGGGACGCCGTGGCGCGAGCCATGGCCACCGGGACCGCCCATCCGCAGGAGGGTGACTGGCTGACCGGCACGGGGGAGCGGCGCCGGGTGGCGATGCGCAACACCGTGCTGCGGGACGACCGGGGCCGGCCCTACGCGGTGGGCTGCGTCGGGCTCGACGTCACCGACGACCGGCGCCGCGAGGCGCAGCTGCACCTGCGCGCGCAGACCGACCTGCTCACCGGGATCGCCAATCGCGGTGCCCTGTTCGACGCGCTGCGGGCCCGGCTCGCTGACGGCGTGGGCTGCGCCCTCCTCTTCTGCGACCTGGACCAGTTCAAGATCGTGAACGACCGGCACGGTCACGCGGTCGGGGACGGCCTGCTCGCGGAGATGGCGCGGCGGATGGCTGAGCTGGCCGGTCCGGGCGACCTCGTGGCCCGCTTCGGCGGCGACGAGTTCGTGATCCTCTGCCAGGGCCGCTCGCAGGAGGAGCTCGCCGCCCTCGCCGAGCGGGTCGGCGCGGCCGTCCGCCGGCCCTGGGACGGCCCCGAGGGCTCCCTGTCGATCGGGGTCAGCATCGGGATCGCCGTCGGCCGCCCCGGTGACGACGCCGACGAGCTGATCGGCCGGGCCGACCGGGCCATGTACGGCGCCAAGTGCCATCCCCACCGCCGGGCCGACCGCCCGCGGCGTGCCGCCGACCCCACCTGA
- a CDS encoding ABC transporter ATP-binding protein translates to MLLGKTLGAGPAQSQRFAVTSDDLVSLEVRSQLAGRWRMATMSIVFAGIPALIYLAAGLPATSGGMTIGTLVAFTTLQGALFRPLMQLLDIGVSLTASMALFSRVFEYLDLPVDIDDPAHPVRIDRASVRGEVRFEHVGFTYPDSPRPALADVDVVVPAGTTLALVGETGSGKSTLASLIARLNDPTAGRVLVDGVDVRDMALADLARVVGVVSQETYLLHGTIRENLRHAKPDATDDEMVSAARRAQVHDVIAALPAGYDTVVGARGHRFSGGEKQRLAIARTLLRDPRVLVLDEATSALDNETEQAVQAALDEAARGRTTITIAHRLSTVRNADRIAVLDAGRVVEQGSHEELLARGGRYARLAGSAERAVELVA, encoded by the coding sequence GTGCTGCTCGGCAAGACCCTCGGCGCGGGTCCGGCCCAGTCGCAGCGGTTCGCCGTCACCTCCGACGACCTGGTGTCGCTCGAGGTCCGCTCGCAGCTGGCCGGCCGCTGGCGGATGGCGACGATGAGCATCGTCTTCGCCGGCATCCCGGCGCTGATCTACCTGGCCGCCGGGCTGCCCGCGACCTCGGGCGGCATGACCATCGGCACGCTCGTCGCCTTCACCACGCTCCAGGGCGCGCTCTTCCGGCCCCTGATGCAGCTGCTGGACATCGGTGTCTCCCTGACCGCGTCGATGGCGCTGTTCAGCCGGGTGTTCGAGTACCTCGACCTGCCGGTCGACATCGACGACCCGGCGCACCCCGTCCGGATCGACCGCGCCTCCGTCCGCGGCGAGGTGCGCTTCGAGCACGTCGGCTTCACCTACCCCGACAGCCCCCGGCCGGCGCTGGCCGACGTCGACGTCGTCGTCCCCGCCGGGACGACGCTGGCCCTGGTCGGCGAGACGGGATCGGGCAAGAGCACCCTCGCCTCGCTGATCGCGCGGCTGAACGACCCCACCGCGGGCCGGGTCCTCGTCGACGGCGTCGACGTCCGGGACATGGCCCTGGCCGATCTGGCCCGCGTCGTCGGCGTCGTCTCGCAGGAGACGTACCTGCTGCACGGCACGATCCGGGAGAACCTGCGGCACGCGAAGCCGGACGCCACGGACGACGAGATGGTCTCCGCGGCCCGCCGCGCCCAGGTGCACGACGTGATCGCGGCGCTGCCGGCCGGCTACGACACCGTGGTCGGGGCCCGCGGGCACCGGTTCTCCGGCGGGGAGAAGCAGCGGCTGGCGATCGCCCGCACCCTGCTGCGCGACCCCCGGGTGCTGGTTCTCGACGAGGCGACCAGCGCACTGGACAACGAGACCGAGCAGGCCGTGCAGGCCGCGCTGGACGAGGCGGCGCGGGGGCGGACGACGATCACCATCGCGCACCGGCTCTCGACCGTGCGGAACGCCGATCGGATCGCCGTCCTGGACGCCGGACGGGTCGTGGAGCAGGGCTCGCACGAGGAACTGCTCGCCCGCGGCGGCCGGTACGCGCGGCTGGCCGGTTCCGCCGAGCGGGCTGTCGAGCTCGTCGCCTGA
- a CDS encoding ABC transporter transmembrane domain-containing protein codes for MVGIDEMTTRGGGGRSGRSADPADKAQLERSPVRWSRVAVLFRPYRWQLSVVVALIVASSAVALATPFLIRLVIDEAIPAQDVPLLLWAVGGMLAVTVVTAVLGVVQTWLSTTVGQRVMHSLRTAVFTHLQRQSLGFFTRTRGGEVQSRLTNDIGGMQSVVTSTATSFAANATTVIGTVVAMAVLSWRLSLLSLIVLPPAIVLTRRVARMRRTITAQRQRSLADLHSQV; via the coding sequence GTGGTCGGCATCGACGAGATGACGACGAGGGGCGGCGGCGGACGATCCGGCCGCAGCGCCGATCCGGCCGACAAGGCCCAGCTCGAGCGCTCGCCCGTGCGGTGGAGTCGCGTGGCCGTCCTGTTCCGGCCCTACCGGTGGCAGCTGTCGGTCGTGGTGGCCCTGATCGTGGCGTCCTCGGCGGTCGCCCTGGCCACGCCGTTCCTGATCCGGCTGGTCATCGACGAGGCGATCCCCGCCCAGGACGTCCCCCTCCTCCTGTGGGCCGTCGGCGGGATGCTCGCCGTCACCGTGGTCACCGCGGTGCTCGGCGTCGTCCAGACCTGGCTCTCGACCACCGTCGGGCAACGGGTCATGCACAGCTTGCGGACGGCGGTCTTCACCCACCTGCAGCGCCAGTCGCTCGGCTTCTTCACCCGCACCAGGGGCGGGGAGGTGCAGTCGCGGCTCACCAACGACATCGGTGGGATGCAGTCGGTGGTCACCTCGACCGCGACGTCCTTCGCCGCCAACGCCACGACCGTCATCGGCACCGTCGTCGCGATGGCGGTGCTGAGCTGGCGACTGTCCCTGCTCTCGCTGATCGTGCTGCCGCCGGCCATCGTGCTGACCCGCCGGGTCGCCCGCATGCGCCGGACGATCACCGCCCAGCGGCAGCGCTCCCTGGCCGACCTGCACTCGCAGGTGTAG
- a CDS encoding MarR family winged helix-turn-helix transcriptional regulator has product MADEGTTELGELLMRASRTQRRRWRDVLAPWDLSPHQARALTVVCERDGVRLSDLAEGLRIAPRSATEVADALQERGLVERTPDPGDRRAVILRPTDEGRRIRAEIGAARAADSSELFARLSPDDRSTLARLLGILADEN; this is encoded by the coding sequence GTGGCCGACGAGGGGACGACGGAGCTCGGCGAGCTGCTGATGCGCGCCTCTCGCACGCAGCGCCGCCGGTGGCGGGACGTGCTCGCGCCCTGGGACCTGTCCCCGCACCAGGCCAGGGCGCTCACGGTGGTCTGCGAGCGCGACGGCGTCCGGCTCTCCGACCTCGCCGAGGGCCTGCGCATCGCCCCGCGCTCGGCCACCGAGGTGGCCGACGCGCTCCAGGAGCGCGGACTGGTCGAGCGGACGCCCGATCCGGGCGACCGGCGAGCGGTCATCCTGCGCCCGACCGACGAGGGCCGGCGGATCCGCGCCGAGATCGGCGCCGCGAGGGCGGCCGACTCCTCCGAACTCTTCGCCCGACTCTCCCCCGACGACCGCTCCACTCTCGCTCGTCTGCTCGGCATCCTCGCCGACGAGAACTGA
- a CDS encoding fumarylacetoacetate hydrolase family protein → MTHVVRYEDDGGIHVGVLVDGQVRPVPEVAALSGLLALGLAEARTLVERAAGEPAVPVGDVRLLPPVDGLTEVWASGVTYERSMDARVEESQTQDVYSRVYAAERPELFFKSVAWRVVTDGDPIAVRPDSAVTVPEPELAAVVTATHEVFGYTVCDDVSSRDIEGENPLYLPQAKVYAGSCALATGIRPAWEVPDAAALGISVRVTRSGATVFEGSTSTARMRRSVSDLVSHLVRAQDFPAGAVLSTGTGIVPDLDFTLLDGDVVQVIVDEVGSLTNPVGTLDAARALSALRVPAGAGR, encoded by the coding sequence ATGACCCACGTCGTGCGCTACGAGGACGACGGCGGGATCCACGTCGGCGTCCTGGTCGACGGTCAGGTGCGGCCCGTGCCGGAGGTGGCCGCGCTGTCCGGGCTGCTGGCGCTCGGGCTGGCCGAGGCCCGCACGCTGGTGGAGCGCGCGGCGGGGGAGCCGGCCGTCCCCGTCGGCGACGTCCGGCTGCTGCCGCCGGTCGACGGGCTGACCGAGGTCTGGGCGTCCGGCGTCACCTACGAGCGGTCCATGGACGCCCGTGTCGAGGAGAGCCAGACGCAGGACGTCTACTCCCGCGTCTACGCCGCCGAGCGGCCGGAGCTGTTCTTCAAGTCCGTCGCCTGGCGGGTCGTCACCGACGGCGACCCGATCGCGGTCCGGCCCGACTCGGCGGTGACGGTGCCCGAGCCGGAGCTCGCCGCCGTCGTGACCGCCACCCACGAGGTCTTCGGCTACACCGTCTGCGACGACGTCTCCTCGCGTGACATCGAGGGGGAGAACCCGCTCTACCTGCCGCAGGCCAAGGTGTACGCCGGGAGCTGCGCGCTGGCGACCGGCATCCGGCCCGCCTGGGAGGTGCCCGATGCGGCCGCGCTCGGCATCTCCGTGCGGGTGACCCGGTCCGGCGCGACGGTGTTCGAGGGCAGCACGTCGACCGCACGCATGCGCCGCTCCGTGTCCGATCTGGTCTCGCATTTGGTGCGTGCGCAGGACTTCCCCGCGGGCGCCGTGCTCTCCACCGGCACCGGGATCGTGCCCGACCTCGACTTCACCCTGCTCGACGGCGACGTCGTGCAGGTGATAGTCGACGAGGTCGGCTCGCTGACCAATCCGGTCGGAACGCTGGACGCCGCCCGGGCCCTGTCCGCACTGCGCGTCCCCGCCGGTGCCGGCCGGTGA
- a CDS encoding enoyl-CoA hydratase/isomerase family protein: MDDPELLVDADGGVLTVTFNRPRQRNAMTWGMYEGLYEACERADSDDEIRVLVLKGAGEKAFVAGTDIGQFAEFSSGSDGVAYEEKIARIVNRLEDVDVPTVAAVQGFCVGGGLGIASVCDLRIATRSARFGIPIARTLGNCLSMNNYSLLINHLGPARTLDMLLRARLFSGEEAASAGFVAELCDDDQLQTATDGVVQTLLGHAPLSMWAAKEAVRRVRRATIPDGDDIVTRVFGSEDFHTAVAAFATKQPVAWQGR; encoded by the coding sequence GTGGACGACCCTGAGCTGCTCGTCGACGCCGACGGCGGCGTCCTGACCGTCACCTTCAACCGCCCGCGGCAGCGCAACGCGATGACGTGGGGGATGTACGAGGGTCTCTACGAGGCCTGCGAGCGCGCCGACTCCGACGACGAGATCCGGGTGCTCGTGCTCAAGGGGGCGGGCGAGAAGGCCTTCGTCGCAGGCACCGACATCGGCCAGTTCGCCGAGTTCTCCTCCGGTTCCGACGGCGTCGCCTACGAGGAGAAGATCGCCCGGATCGTCAACCGGCTCGAGGACGTGGACGTCCCCACCGTGGCCGCCGTCCAGGGCTTCTGCGTCGGCGGGGGCCTCGGGATCGCCTCGGTCTGCGACCTGCGGATCGCCACCCGGTCGGCCCGCTTCGGCATCCCGATCGCCCGCACGCTGGGCAACTGCCTGTCGATGAACAACTACTCGCTCCTGATCAACCACCTCGGCCCGGCGCGGACGCTCGACATGCTGTTGCGGGCACGGCTGTTCAGCGGTGAGGAGGCGGCCTCGGCCGGCTTCGTCGCCGAGCTGTGCGACGACGACCAGCTCCAGACCGCCACCGACGGCGTCGTGCAGACGCTGCTGGGGCACGCGCCGCTGAGCATGTGGGCAGCCAAGGAGGCGGTCCGCCGCGTCCGGCGGGCGACGATCCCGGACGGCGACGACATCGTCACCCGGGTCTTCGGCAGCGAGGACTTCCACACCGCGGTCGCGGCGTTCGCGACCAAGCAGCCGGTCGCGTGGCAGGGCCGGTGA